Proteins encoded within one genomic window of uncultured Desulfobacter sp.:
- a CDS encoding CCA tRNA nucleotidyltransferase, translated as MRSPSDILENIQVQTPVSNILETLWTSGYQAFLAGGAVRDALLGIAPEDVDILTNALPDDLAWLFADQDPKYVGKSFAVTLVDKVEVATCRPADKKAVAEGHTFPATDLGRRDLTINSMVWDPKTRTLADPFGGQADIETKTIRFTRDPFDRIEEDPVRMVRACRFAARFGFKIEPKAFDAICAQAHKITAQGTADRIQREIIKAMGMDKPSGFFNLLHDTGLLLYILPSLDRCYGLDGGPHHGETVFEHNLLVGDALPASMPTLRLAGFLHDTGKKDALEIKEGRNTFPGHQKFTQAMLDDLERLRFSKKDMDYIYALVRGHMRPLKADTTARAVRRLLAMLDDLNLSYQDFLRMRIADKKSNLNPVKKPYTLGDIRLRLGKILDTMNEQTAFNINDLDISGRDIQDVLGLPQGPAIGKVKAFLFEKVLDDPSLNQKKTLADLVRQMDRNDFTD; from the coding sequence ATGCGTTCTCCTTCCGACATCCTGGAAAACATCCAGGTTCAGACTCCCGTTTCCAACATTCTTGAAACCCTGTGGACCTCCGGCTATCAAGCTTTTCTGGCCGGCGGGGCTGTTCGGGACGCTCTTCTGGGCATAGCCCCCGAGGATGTGGATATCCTTACCAATGCCTTGCCCGACGACTTGGCCTGGCTGTTTGCGGATCAAGATCCTAAATATGTGGGGAAATCTTTTGCCGTAACCCTGGTTGACAAGGTGGAGGTGGCGACCTGCAGGCCTGCAGATAAAAAGGCTGTGGCGGAAGGCCATACTTTTCCGGCCACAGACCTTGGCCGCCGTGATCTCACCATCAACAGCATGGTCTGGGATCCCAAAACACGGACCCTGGCAGACCCCTTTGGGGGACAGGCGGATATTGAAACCAAAACCATCCGATTCACCCGTGACCCCTTTGATCGAATTGAAGAAGACCCCGTGCGCATGGTCAGAGCCTGCCGGTTTGCTGCCCGTTTCGGGTTCAAAATCGAGCCTAAAGCCTTTGATGCCATCTGTGCCCAGGCGCATAAAATTACGGCCCAAGGGACCGCAGACCGGATTCAAAGGGAAATTATCAAGGCCATGGGCATGGATAAACCATCGGGCTTTTTTAATCTGCTTCATGATACAGGGCTTTTGCTTTATATTTTGCCAAGCCTTGACCGCTGCTATGGTCTGGATGGCGGCCCCCACCACGGGGAAACCGTATTTGAACATAACCTTCTGGTGGGAGATGCCCTGCCGGCATCCATGCCCACACTGCGGCTGGCCGGCTTTCTTCATGACACAGGGAAAAAGGATGCACTGGAAATCAAAGAGGGACGGAACACGTTTCCGGGGCATCAAAAATTCACCCAGGCCATGCTGGATGATCTTGAACGTCTGCGGTTTTCCAAAAAGGACATGGATTACATCTACGCCCTGGTCCGGGGGCACATGCGTCCTTTAAAAGCAGATACCACTGCCAGAGCAGTACGCAGGCTTCTGGCCATGCTGGATGATCTCAACCTGTCCTACCAGGATTTTTTACGTATGCGCATTGCCGATAAAAAAAGCAATTTGAATCCGGTTAAAAAACCATACACCCTTGGGGATATTCGCCTGCGCCTGGGAAAAATCCTGGACACCATGAATGAACAAACGGCATTTAATATAAATGACCTTGATATTTCAGGTCGTGATATCCAGGACGTATTAGGCCTGCCCCAGGGTCCGGCCATTGGAAAGGTTAAGGCATTTTTATTTGAAAAGGTGCTGGATGATCCGTCCCTGAATCAAAAAAAGACC
- a CDS encoding class I SAM-dependent methyltransferase: protein MTYEFGFNEAQDYDAFFEKGRGKHCLDLEIQLISALINPQAGKRLLDIGCGTGLSLAPFMGRGMNLTGIDPSPYMLDKAAERLGRQVDLHRGMAEDLPFEDNAFDTALLFFSLEFSGRPAKAIEEACRVAREQVVIGVHNWYAPQNMARRIKGFFFPDMYSHAQFFSVWELKIMMTSILGKVPVKWRTTIQFPLLSGSLIAWVESLRLIQWSYFGGFIGMRIKPVPKFRTRPLVLKTRCHKINKPATGLALGFKVKE from the coding sequence ATGACATATGAATTTGGTTTCAACGAAGCCCAGGACTATGATGCCTTTTTTGAAAAAGGCCGGGGCAAACATTGCCTTGACCTTGAAATTCAATTGATCAGCGCTTTGATTAACCCCCAGGCGGGGAAGCGGTTACTGGACATTGGTTGCGGCACGGGATTGAGTCTTGCACCTTTTATGGGTCGGGGCATGAACCTTACCGGTATTGATCCTTCCCCATATATGCTGGACAAGGCTGCTGAACGGCTCGGCCGGCAGGTTGACTTACACCGGGGTATGGCCGAGGATTTACCCTTTGAAGATAATGCTTTTGATACGGCATTGCTGTTTTTCAGTCTTGAATTTTCAGGGCGGCCGGCCAAGGCCATCGAAGAGGCCTGCCGGGTGGCTCGGGAACAGGTGGTAATCGGCGTTCATAACTGGTATGCTCCCCAGAATATGGCCCGGCGGATTAAAGGCTTTTTTTTTCCGGATATGTACAGCCATGCCCAATTTTTCAGTGTGTGGGAGCTGAAAATCATGATGACCTCAATATTGGGGAAAGTGCCTGTAAAATGGCGGACAACCATACAGTTCCCACTGCTGTCCGGGAGTCTGATCGCCTGGGTGGAAAGTCTTCGCCTGATCCAGTGGTCTTACTTTGGCGGCTTCATTGGCATGCGCATCAAGCCGGTGCCTAAGTTTCGTACCCGGCCCCTGGTATTGAAAACCCGGTGTCATAAAATTAATAAGCCGGCCACAGGCCTGGCGTTAGGATTCAAGGTGAAAGAATGA
- the amrS gene encoding AmmeMemoRadiSam system radical SAM enzyme yields the protein MIRARLYEPLADGKVKCLACNHYCTIASGHTGVCGVRENRDGQLFSLVYDRVVAAGVDPIEKKPIFHFKPGSLSYSIAAPGCNFNCRFCQNADISQVHGQETNPFTGRLAGQAMKPEAIVEKAVEQGCQSISYTYTEPTVFFELVLDTAMLAKDAGLANILVTNGFMSPKLLQASAAVLDAANVDLKSFSDGFYKQYCNGRLEPVKQTLKTMVDLGLLVEVTTLVIPGLNDDPSDLGQMASFIAGELGPSTPWHLSRFHPAFQLTQTEPTPVETLEEACDIALSTGLVNVYTGNVPGARENTCCPDCGQTVIKRFGYSVENLLTQTNKCPGCGSSVFGVY from the coding sequence ATGATACGTGCCCGTCTTTATGAACCCCTGGCAGACGGTAAGGTCAAATGCCTGGCTTGCAATCATTACTGCACGATTGCCTCCGGACATACCGGTGTTTGCGGTGTCCGGGAGAACCGGGATGGCCAGCTTTTTTCTTTGGTGTACGACCGGGTGGTGGCCGCCGGCGTGGACCCCATTGAGAAAAAACCCATTTTTCATTTTAAACCGGGCTCCCTCTCTTATTCCATTGCCGCGCCCGGATGCAATTTTAATTGTCGATTCTGCCAGAATGCCGATATATCCCAAGTTCATGGCCAGGAGACAAACCCTTTTACAGGCCGCCTTGCAGGCCAAGCCATGAAGCCTGAAGCCATTGTTGAAAAAGCTGTGGAACAGGGATGCCAAAGTATCTCTTACACCTATACCGAACCCACGGTTTTTTTTGAATTGGTTTTGGATACGGCTATGCTGGCAAAGGATGCGGGACTTGCCAATATTCTTGTCACAAACGGATTTATGAGTCCTAAACTGCTGCAAGCCTCGGCTGCGGTATTAGATGCCGCCAACGTAGATCTTAAATCTTTTTCCGATGGGTTTTATAAACAGTATTGCAATGGGCGACTGGAACCGGTTAAACAGACGTTGAAGACCATGGTGGATTTAGGACTTCTGGTTGAGGTGACCACTCTGGTGATCCCCGGACTTAATGATGATCCCAGCGACCTTGGGCAGATGGCGTCGTTCATTGCCGGGGAACTGGGGCCTTCGACCCCTTGGCATCTATCCCGGTTTCACCCGGCATTTCAGTTGACCCAGACAGAGCCGACACCTGTGGAAACCCTTGAAGAGGCTTGTGATATCGCTCTGTCGACCGGACTTGTTAATGTGTATACCGGCAATGTACCCGGTGCCAGGGAAAATACCTGCTGTCCGGACTGCGGACAGACAGTTATCAAACGATTTGGTTATTCAGTGGAAAACCTTTTAACCCAGACCAATAAATGCCCCGGGTGTGGTTCGTCTGTGTTTGGGGTCTACTAA
- a CDS encoding peptidylprolyl isomerase → MTEAIKSGDTIAVDYTGKLENGDVFDSSEGREPLTFTVDAGMLIKGFDQAVIGMKKGEAKTVTIPPEMGYGPRDENAMVDIPRAQFPPEMELKEGLQLQLQNPAGQPVPAQVAKISETSVTMDVNHFLAGKTLTFDITIAETGLEPPASSCGTKDGGCDSGCCGSCNCGD, encoded by the coding sequence ATGACAGAAGCAATTAAATCAGGGGATACCATTGCCGTTGATTATACAGGGAAATTAGAAAACGGAGATGTGTTTGACTCCTCAGAGGGCAGAGAACCGCTGACCTTTACCGTTGATGCGGGCATGCTGATTAAAGGCTTTGACCAGGCTGTTATCGGTATGAAAAAAGGGGAAGCTAAAACCGTAACCATTCCACCTGAAATGGGATACGGCCCAAGAGATGAAAACGCCATGGTAGACATCCCAAGGGCCCAATTTCCACCGGAGATGGAACTGAAAGAAGGCCTTCAGCTTCAGCTCCAGAACCCGGCAGGTCAGCCGGTTCCTGCGCAGGTGGCAAAAATAAGCGAGACAAGCGTCACCATGGACGTGAACCATTTTCTGGCCGGTAAAACCCTTACTTTTGATATCACCATTGCTGAAACCGGGCTGGAACCCCCGGCAAGCAGCTGTGGCACCAAAGACGGGGGCTGCGATTCTGGCTGCTGTGGTTCATGTAACTGTGGTGATTAA
- a CDS encoding YqaE/Pmp3 family membrane protein: protein MELLKIIAAIILPPVGVFFQVGIGKHFWLNILLTLLGYIPGIVHAIWVIAKNK from the coding sequence ATGGAACTTTTAAAAATTATTGCTGCAATTATTCTTCCGCCGGTAGGTGTATTTTTTCAGGTCGGCATTGGGAAGCATTTTTGGTTGAATATTCTTTTAACCCTTCTTGGTTATATTCCAGGAATTGTGCATGCCATCTGGGTAATAGCCAAAAACAAATAA
- a CDS encoding response regulator → MVNKSLILTVDDKPQNLQFLGKLLSDNGYEVAMAQSGAQALTFVKSECPDLILLDVMMPDMDGYAVCEQLKAEFPTHNIPVIFLTAKSDAQDIVKGFDVGGVDYVTKPFHSAELLARIKTHVELKTLRGLLPMCSHCKKIRDDKGFWNDVDRYFEAHSYLTFTHGLCPTCMDKLYKGYDWYKKRKRSDTNR, encoded by the coding sequence ATGGTCAATAAAAGTCTTATTTTGACAGTTGATGACAAACCTCAGAATCTTCAGTTCCTTGGGAAGCTGCTTTCCGATAACGGATATGAAGTTGCTATGGCCCAAAGCGGGGCCCAGGCCCTGACGTTTGTAAAATCCGAATGCCCGGATCTCATCCTTTTAGATGTCATGATGCCGGATATGGATGGGTATGCGGTCTGTGAACAGTTAAAAGCCGAATTTCCCACTCATAATATTCCGGTGATTTTTTTAACGGCCAAGTCTGATGCCCAGGATATTGTAAAGGGATTTGATGTGGGCGGGGTTGACTATGTCACAAAACCCTTTCATTCGGCTGAACTTCTGGCCCGCATCAAAACCCATGTCGAGCTTAAAACCCTGCGCGGCCTTTTGCCTATGTGTTCACATTGTAAGAAAATCCGGGATGATAAAGGATTCTGGAATGACGTGGACAGATATTTTGAGGCCCATTCTTATCTGACCTTTACCCATGGTCTGTGCCCCACGTGCATGGACAAGTTATATAAAGGGTATGACTGGTACAAAAAAAGAAAAAGATCTGATACGAATAGATGA